The sequence below is a genomic window from Candidatus Lokiarchaeota archaeon.
GCTGGAGATTTTCTATGAATACGCAGTTGATTTAATCAAGAAGGAAGAAGCCTATGTCTGTGATTGTGACCCCGAGCTGTGGAGGAATGAATACAAGGTATTGTCCAAGCCTTGTCCATGCCGAGACTTGTCGGTTCACGAGAATCTAGCGCGATGGGAAAAAATGCTAGATGGAACTTACCCCGAGAAGGGAGCAGCCGTCCGTATCAAGACAGGCATGGATGATCCCGATCCTGCAATGAGAGACCACGTTATTCTGCGAATCTCCGAAGCTGAACACCCTCGAGTTGGAAATCGTTATCGGGTATGGCCGATGCTCGAGTACTCGTGGGGCATAGATGACCATGAGCTTGGCATCTCTCACATTATCCGTGGGAAAGACTTGGTGAAAGAAGGAAAAATCGAACAGCACATCTGGCGGATTTATGGGTGGGCCGAACCAGAATTAATCTACTACGGCCGCCTAAAATTCAAAGATGCCACATTGAGCAAAAGTAGAGCCAGACGAAAAATACTGAGCGGTGAGTATACTGGTTGGAAGGATCCCCGGACTTGGAGCCTCCAATCCTTAGAACATCGCGGTATTCATCCAGATGCCCTTCGGAAAGCAACCTTGGATCTTGGGCTAAGCCTGAATGACATCACATTTTCTATGAAAGCTGTATATTCCGAAAACCGAAAGATTCGTGATTCTGATGCACCACGAGCATTCTTTGTGGAATCACCGGTCTGGATTTCAGTTAGTGATTTGCCAAATGGAATGGATGTTGCTGAGGCTCCAATTCATCCCGATTATCCTGACCGTGGCACCCGTGAGATTCCATTGCCACGGGAAAATGAGCATCTAGACATTGGCATCCCTACGCGTGACTTTAAGAGGATTGCAAACGGTGAGCTTTTCAGACTGAAGGATTTGGCTAATTGCAGAATGAATAAGGAGACAAATCCTTCGGCAAGATTTGAGAGTTTTGATGTTGAGGAGATTCTTGATAAAGAAGGCCAGATTATTCATTGGGTTCCAAAAGGAAACAGTATTCCCGTTGAACTGACTATGGTTGATGGAAGCATCGTTGAAGGTGTGGGAGAACCAAGCATAGCTGATTTGGATGTAGGAACATTTCTACAATTTGAACGGGTCGGTTTTGCGAAAATATACGAGAAGAATGATGTCATAAACTTGGCTTTTGCGCACAAGTAGCCAAGGCTACCCTTTTGTTCCCCACGCACCCCCACCCGGTGTTTCAAGTCGTATTATTGCTCCCTTTGGTGCAATGACTGTAGATTTCGCCTGCAATTGATACATCCTATCTTGGTAGAAAAGCAAGTTACGTCCCAAAGATCCCGGCTGTCCACCTTCTAGACCCCATGGTCTGGTATGTCTTCTCTCCGTTTGAATGGAGATGCTGCAGCCGTCCACTAGGGTCTCTATTTCGCGTATTATACCATCACCCCCCCGCCATTTGCCTTCTCCACCACTGTTCTCTCTGATGGAATACCGTCTGACCCGTAGGGGATATGAATTTTCTAGCGATTCTATGGGCGTATTCAGAGTATTAGTCATGTGTACATGGATGCCGTCTGATCCATGAATTCCTTTTGCAGCACCAGCTCCGCCACCAATGGTTTCGTAGAAGGAAAACATACCACTATCACCTGCAAGTTCTCCGCCAATAGCTAGATTGTTCATTGTTCCTTGGCTTGCCGCGGGAACGATGCTAGAGTCTATTTGAGCCATGGCTCCAAGAATGCTGTCTACGACACGCTGTGTGGTTTCGACATTCCCAGCAGCTACTGCAGCAGGATACTGTGGGTTCAAAAGCGACCCTTCTGGTACATTCACTTCTATTGCCCTCCAGCAACCTTCATTCACAGGGATATCCTTTCCGAACAAGGTTATGAATACGTAGTATACTGCCGATAATGACGATGCTATCGGACAATTCACGTTGCCTTCTACCTGATCTGCGGTTCCAGTGAAATCTACATTTACATAGTCCTCATGAAACGACAGATGAACCCTGATATCTAGGAACCAGTTTCCGGCGCCATCGCTATCAACCACATCTGAGAATTCGCCTTCGAGCCCCGAGTAGGATTTCATATTTGATTGAATACGTTCAGCAGAGTAGTCTCGTAGATTTTGAAAGGATGTGAGCAAAGCAGACCAGCCATACCGAGCTGCTACACTGTTGAGCCGTGTGATTCCAACGTTGTTTGCAGCTATCTGAGCCGAGAGGTCACCATGACGTTCTTCTGACGTTCTTGTAGCTTCAAGCAAATCAGATATTTCCTTCTCTTGGAGAGTGTTGTCTTCAACAACGATTCTTGGTTCAATTAGAATACCTTCTTCTTCGATCGTGGAAGACATCCCCGGCATGGAGCCCGCGCTTTCACCACCAACATCTGCATGATGAGCTCTGTTTGCCACAAAACCGACTAGCTCTTCTTCGTGATAGACCGGGGCGACTAGTGTAAGATCCGGGAGATGTGAACCACCTGAAAAAGGGTCATTGAGGAGAGCCATGGAACCCTCTACTAGATTCGAAGCCAGTTCGTTGATGCACGCCTTCACAGACATTGGCATGGCCCCCAAATGCACCGGTATGTCCTTTGATTGCGAAACGAGTCGCCCTTCTGAATCGAAAAGCGCACAACTGCAATCTCTCCGCTCCTTGATGTTGGGACTAAAGGCTGTTCTTCGCAGTGCTTGACTCATTTCACGAGCACATGAAACTAGTGCGTTCTTGATGACTTCAAACCTGATTGGATCTTCAATCATTGCTGGACCTCCGTATCCACAAAGCGCCCTCAGCGGATTGTTGTGCTTTCCATCCCTTGGCTATCCATATAGTAGTATCTACCTGTTCTACAATTGCGGGGCCGTTGAAGATTATATCCGGTGCGAGTGACTTCCTTCGATATACATCTGCTTTGGTTGTCTTTCCGTTCATCAGAGTGATTTTTCTTGTGTCGTATGATTTTGATGTGTCTGGATGGGAATGGTTTTCTGTTGTCCTATGTGGGCGTTTGGCTATTCCTGCTACTCTTGCTGTTACCCACTCGACCTGTCGACCATCCATTCGATATCCAAATTCTTGTTCATGCCTTTCTTCGAAGCATTCTATGGACTCCCTCAGAAGCTGTTCTGTGTGCGGTTGTACCGGTATTGTGAGCTCGTGAGATTGTCCACTGTATCGCATATCAATTGCCCATTGAAACGCAACAGGCAGGTTCCGAGAATTCTGTTTTTCCAGCCTATTTCCCGCTTCTTCTGTCAACTCCTCCAGCGTTTCAAGAAGAGACCACTCCTGGGTTTGCTCTGCTCCTGTTAAGACCGTTCTCATTCTATCAACTCTTGGGTCCGCTTCCACCAGACCCACTGCTGAGGTAATTCCTGGATAGCGTGGCACAAGCACGGTATCGATCTGGAGCATTTCTGCCATATCGACCGCTTGTGTTGGTCCAGCGCCACCAAAAGGAACCAAGATGAAATTCCTTGGGTCTATGCCTCGCTCTACAGTGACTTCGCGAATAGCTTGAACCATATTTGCTGTTGAGATTCGTGTTATTCCTCGCGCCGTTTCCATAACTGAGAGATTTAGTTCTTCTGCGAGATTCTCGATAGCATTCCAGGCCTTCCTAGTATGAAGCTTCAGCTTTCCACCCAAGAAGTAGTCTGGATTGAGTCTTCCAATAACTAAATTTGCGTCAGTAACTGTCGCTTCTGTTCCCCCCTTTCCGTAAGCGGCTGGACCAGGATCTGCTCCTGCGCTCTGTGGACCAACATGTAAAACGCCGGCATCATCTATCCATGCAATACTGCCTCCGCCGGCACCGATTGTTTGAACATCCACGGACGGCACTCTCAGCGGAAATCCTGCAACTTTGTTATCAGCTTTCACAACTATAGCACCATCGACTGCACTTACATCGCAGCTTGTACCACCCATATCAACTGTGATAGCTTTCTCTACGCTATGTTGTTTGGCTGCTGCCCATCCCCCGATAACCCCTCCTGCCAGACCTGATATTGCCAAGCCAATAGAATGCCCTTCTGCTTCAGAACTGAGCATAGTCCCGCCATTAGATTGCATGATTGCCAAAGTAGCATTAGGACAGAAATTGGTTACGCCCTCAGTAAGCCGCTCCAGATATTGTAAGACTACAGGTCCGAGATATGCTTCGAGAACAGTTGTTGATGTTCGTTCAAATTCTCTGAATTCCCTCAGCACATCGTGGGATGCTACGACATACCAGTTGGAATCATTTCTTAGTTCATCTATCAGCATCTCTTCATGTTGTGGATTCTGGAACGAAAAAAGGAGTGAAATGGCTATGGATTCTGGATTGATTTCTTCTACTTTTTCTCTTACTCTTTCGATTTCTTTGGCTGTTAAACCGAGTATGACATTCCCAGAATTGTCGATTCTCTCCGCGATACCAATTCTTCTGTCGCGATTGACAAGCGGTGTAGGTCTGTCTGCTACTAGGCTATAGATTTCTTCTCTGTTCTGTCTCCCGATTTCTATGATATCCTCCATGCCCTGGGTAGTAATCAAACTGACCTTAGCACCTTTCCGCTCGAGTAGAGCATTAGTGGCTGCGGTAGTACCATGAATAATCAGGTCTAAACTCTCAGGACTAGTCTCGGTTTCATGGAGTATCTCCCGTATCCCCTGAATCACAGCTTTTTCTTGAGAAACTGGAGTTGTTGGGACTTTGTGGATAGTCCGCTTTCCTGTCTTCTCATCAGTTAGGACTAAATCTGTAAAGGTACCGCCCACATCGATGCCTAGAATCTTGCTATTTGGATGCATGGTAAGACTGGACCCATGATGATAGCGAAGCCCCCTCTTATATCAAATACTGAGAATCTTAAGATAATGCCGCAATAGACTGAACTTATTTACTTCGCTAGGGTAGTCAATACGGAAGTTTAGCTACTTACTGGTGGTGTGGATGTCGACCGTTGAATACTCTACCGTATTGGTACGATATGGAGAGATAGCTATCAAGTCTGATCAAACAAGGCGCCGTCTCGTTAATATGCTGGTCCAGCACATAAAAACCGCACTCAACGAGAAAGACATCTCCTTTGAGAAGATCAGAACTGAATTTGGTCGTGTCTTCATAGAAACCAACGAAGCCGAAAAAGCGGCCGAGGCGGCAGCTGGAGTCTTTGGCGTAGTGTCTACTTCGCCAGTCGTTGAAGCAGATTCTAGGTTAGATTCCATTCTTGATGCTGGGCTTCAAGTTGCAAAATCTGTTATTGATGAAGGCAGCTCATTTGCCATAGATGCTCACAGAGTGGGTGAACATGATTTCACGAGTAGGGACATCAAGGTCCAACTGGGCGATTTAGTGCTCAATGCGTTCAGTACCAAATCAGTTTCAGTGGATTTGGATTCTCCAGATCATCTAATCTACGTAGAGGTGCGTTTACACACCGCATATATTTTCACCTCCACTATTCAAGGCCTTGGTGGTATGCCAACAGGAGCACAAGGAAAGGCTGTCTGCACAATATCTGGAGGTTTGGATTCTCCTATCGCCGCCTACAAAGTCATGAGAAGGGGTTGCATTCCTGTATTTCTATATCTTGATAATGGGACTTATTCCGATGTTTCATGTCGTAAGGCAGCAATCCAACAGGCTAGAATTCTTTCACAATACATCTATGATTTTAAAGTCAAAATGTACATTGTTTCAAGAGAGAGAGACTTGGAGGAGATAGTGCAACATGTTCCTGAACGCAGGATTTGTCTGTACTGTAAGCGGAATCTGCTTCGAATTGCTCAGAAAATAGGTTTCAAGGAGGAAGCTGATCTCATAGTTATGGGCGATATACTTGGTGAGCAAGCATCACAGACAAGCCGCAACATTCGGGTCATTGACAGTGCTATCTGTGAATTGCCTGTCTTGCGGCCTTGCATTGGTGACGATAAAGATACTATACAGGCTCAGTCCCGAAAGCTCGGAACCCATGAACCTGCTGCAAAGACCATGACGTGCTGTACTCTCCCCCCTAGGTATCCCATAATCAGACCCCCTGTGGACTCAATAGAGGAACCAGAGGCGAATTTGGATATGTCAGTATTAGATGATGAAGTTGAGAATGCTGACGTATTGATTCTGCGAAAGACTTGACCAATTCTTTTTGGTAACCGAAATTTCTATTGCATGACCCTCCACGATAAACTCTTATTTTTTCTATCTGAAACTTTATTTCGCTTTTATCGGCAGATAAAGCCTTTTAAAGGAAGATTAGTACTAACTAGGTACTATAGTAATAGTAGTCGATATTCAGAGGAGCATGAAAATTATGCCAAGATCACGAAAAGACAGAATATTGCCAGTGGCGCCAGTAGACAGACTGATTCGAAAAGCCGGAGCTGAACGTGTTAGTGATACGGGTGCTGAGAAGCTAGCAAAAATCCTCGAGGAGGTAGGTGAGGAGCTTGCTAGAATGGCTGTTGACTTAACAGAGCATGCGGATCGGAAAACAATAACTGATGCTGATGTTGAGCTGGCGTACAAGCAGTGGCGCCGGGGTCGCTGACATGTCCAGATAACCTGTCATTTGAACACAACTTAGATAACCGGGAAACGCTGTTACATGTGTATGTCCAGTCGTGCAGGCAATTCTATGCAGCTTGTTGAAGAACATACTGTGTTGCTTAGTCTGCATGAGGTTAGTCCTGCATACGAAGATTCCGTGGTCGCGTCCTATGATAGATTGAAAGCATTGGGTATTGATAGCTATACTCTCCTTATTACACCGTTGCTTGAATGGAAACGAAACCTGAGTTTTGAGAAACATCCGATGTTTGTTGACTATCTGCTTTCTTTAGATCTTGAAATCTCTCTCCACGGTTATTCGTACACAACCAAAAGCGGGCGCCCTGAGGAGTTCAAGAATCTTGACAAGAAGCAAACTGCTTCACGGTTACGAAGAGGTTTGAAATCGATTCTAAGTAATTTTGGAGTTAAGCCAAGTGGATTTGTGCCTCCAGGCTGGGTGGCTCCAAAACGATTGAAAACTGCTCTTGCCAACCTAGGCTTCAGCTACTATGCGGTAGGCAAAGAAATCTACACTCTATCTTCTGATACATGTTATTCTACGGTTGATATCGTTATTAGCGAAAAAGAAAAGGAACCATCATTAGAAGATAGTATCGTAGAAACTGAAATTGGAGGTCCCTTGCAAATAGCTCTTCATCCTTTGGATCATAGGCGAACGAAGATGTACGAGCTTCTGGAAGAACTGGTAGACCGTCTTGATTACAAGTTCTATAGCTATTGCGACTACTTGACTCAAGCCGCCAAGGCTGAATAGCCATAGGTACCAAGTACGATAATTCCGAAAACTGGAAGAAAAAATGACCAGTTTGTTAATAGAACGAAGTGTTCCAACAGCTATTGTTTATTATGTCTTCTTTCTATACTACACCAATCGCCAATGGTTAGATTAACGCTCCTAAAATGGAGCATTATGCCGTTGGCAATGGTCGACGCTTGAGAAGTGTCTTGAGGATGGGCTTGATTGCTAGAAGACCCATTGCACGCTAAGAAGAGCGGATTCTGCAATGAATGCCGCTCTATTTCGGCGGATCACGCTGTTGGTCCGCTTAAGCATTCCAGAAGATGTCCTATTTCTTTTTTCAAATTGAGATGCGGCAATCGATTTTGGTTCGTCCAAACGAAGATAGATCCCAAGAATGGTTGTGGAGGTTATCCTGTTGAAGCGATATAGCTTTATCCCCCTTGTGTTAGTTGTAATGCTTGCATTTCCCACCTATCATAATCCTGCAGGAAATGCTTATTCGAGCAATCTCGGTCCCGGCAATCCGAGAGGGCAAGCCAAACTAGTTTCTGAAACGGATACGCTTTCCGGAACTGGCTCTGCACTTGATGTTTCACTGACTGGCATTGCAAGCAATCTGTACGATGGAATGCTGTCCATTGATTCCTCCAATTCCGATACTGCAACTGTGACCTTGTCAGATGGGTGGAGTGGTAGCAATCTCGAAACCAATCTAGATTCGCTCTACCTGACCACTAATGAACGCCTCAAAAACTGGAAATTGAATGATTTTCATGCAGAGAAGTGGCTTATTGAATCATATCGCGGTGAGAATGTACATGTTCCAGATTCATGGACGTTAAACAAGGAAATCCAGGGTACTGGTTCGGCACATCCGAGTCATGGTACCTTTGAGATGAACAGGCAGTTAAGTAGCGGTTATGAGAGTACTACAGGTTGGCTATTTGATGCTCACTGGTATTCCGGAGATACCCTTGCTACTGGAGACAAGATTTACTTCAGTCAACTTGCTTCCGCACCATACAGAGAATTATACTCTGCAGAAGTGAGTTTCAGATACAATGTTCAAGCTATATCCTCAATGCAGGACGAGGTCTATGTTTTTGTGGGTATTGCAGGCTATCAAACCAAAGTGCATGTTTTTGAAAACGGAGATACAACCAGCTCTTGGTTGCAGGAGACTGTTAGCCTTTCTTCCAATCAGCTATCGAATATCCAGCTTCCGAATTCATTGCTCGTTGAAATTGGAATTGCAACTGACTTGAGTGGTCAGCAGTCATCCGAAAAAAT
It includes:
- a CDS encoding DUF2334 domain-containing protein, which codes for MCMSSRAGNSMQLVEEHTVLLSLHEVSPAYEDSVVASYDRLKALGIDSYTLLITPLLEWKRNLSFEKHPMFVDYLLSLDLEISLHGYSYTTKSGRPEEFKNLDKKQTASRLRRGLKSILSNFGVKPSGFVPPGWVAPKRLKTALANLGFSYYAVGKEIYTLSSDTCYSTVDIVISEKEKEPSLEDSIVETEIGGPLQIALHPLDHRRTKMYELLEELVDRLDYKFYSYCDYLTQAAKAE
- a CDS encoding hydantoinase B/oxoprolinase family protein; the protein is MIEDPIRFEVIKNALVSCAREMSQALRRTAFSPNIKERRDCSCALFDSEGRLVSQSKDIPVHLGAMPMSVKACINELASNLVEGSMALLNDPFSGGSHLPDLTLVAPVYHEEELVGFVANRAHHADVGGESAGSMPGMSSTIEEEGILIEPRIVVEDNTLQEKEISDLLEATRTSEERHGDLSAQIAANNVGITRLNSVAARYGWSALLTSFQNLRDYSAERIQSNMKSYSGLEGEFSDVVDSDGAGNWFLDIRVHLSFHEDYVNVDFTGTADQVEGNVNCPIASSLSAVYYVFITLFGKDIPVNEGCWRAIEVNVPEGSLLNPQYPAAVAAGNVETTQRVVDSILGAMAQIDSSIVPAASQGTMNNLAIGGELAGDSGMFSFYETIGGGAGAAKGIHGSDGIHVHMTNTLNTPIESLENSYPLRVRRYSIRENSGGEGKWRGGDGIIREIETLVDGCSISIQTERRHTRPWGLEGGQPGSLGRNLLFYQDRMYQLQAKSTVIAPKGAIIRLETPGGGAWGTKG
- the gltX gene encoding glutamate--tRNA ligase (Charges one glutamine molecule and pairs it to its corresponding RNA trinucleotide during protein translation), giving the protein LEIFYEYAVDLIKKEEAYVCDCDPELWRNEYKVLSKPCPCRDLSVHENLARWEKMLDGTYPEKGAAVRIKTGMDDPDPAMRDHVILRISEAEHPRVGNRYRVWPMLEYSWGIDDHELGISHIIRGKDLVKEGKIEQHIWRIYGWAEPELIYYGRLKFKDATLSKSRARRKILSGEYTGWKDPRTWSLQSLEHRGIHPDALRKATLDLGLSLNDITFSMKAVYSENRKIRDSDAPRAFFVESPVWISVSDLPNGMDVAEAPIHPDYPDRGTREIPLPRENEHLDIGIPTRDFKRIANGELFRLKDLANCRMNKETNPSARFESFDVEEILDKEGQIIHWVPKGNSIPVELTMVDGSIVEGVGEPSIADLDVGTFLQFERVGFAKIYEKNDVINLAFAHK
- a CDS encoding histone gives rise to the protein MPRSRKDRILPVAPVDRLIRKAGAERVSDTGAEKLAKILEEVGEELARMAVDLTEHADRKTITDADVELAYKQWRRGR
- a CDS encoding hydantoinase/oxoprolinase family protein, which produces MHPNSKILGIDVGGTFTDLVLTDEKTGKRTIHKVPTTPVSQEKAVIQGIREILHETETSPESLDLIIHGTTAATNALLERKGAKVSLITTQGMEDIIEIGRQNREEIYSLVADRPTPLVNRDRRIGIAERIDNSGNVILGLTAKEIERVREKVEEINPESIAISLLFSFQNPQHEEMLIDELRNDSNWYVVASHDVLREFREFERTSTTVLEAYLGPVVLQYLERLTEGVTNFCPNATLAIMQSNGGTMLSSEAEGHSIGLAISGLAGGVIGGWAAAKQHSVEKAITVDMGGTSCDVSAVDGAIVVKADNKVAGFPLRVPSVDVQTIGAGGGSIAWIDDAGVLHVGPQSAGADPGPAAYGKGGTEATVTDANLVIGRLNPDYFLGGKLKLHTRKAWNAIENLAEELNLSVMETARGITRISTANMVQAIREVTVERGIDPRNFILVPFGGAGPTQAVDMAEMLQIDTVLVPRYPGITSAVGLVEADPRVDRMRTVLTGAEQTQEWSLLETLEELTEEAGNRLEKQNSRNLPVAFQWAIDMRYSGQSHELTIPVQPHTEQLLRESIECFEERHEQEFGYRMDGRQVEWVTARVAGIAKRPHRTTENHSHPDTSKSYDTRKITLMNGKTTKADVYRRKSLAPDIIFNGPAIVEQVDTTIWIAKGWKAQQSAEGALWIRRSSND